The Henckelia pumila isolate YLH828 chromosome 2, ASM3356847v2, whole genome shotgun sequence genome includes a window with the following:
- the LOC140880733 gene encoding pectinesterase/pectinesterase inhibitor PPE8B-like, with product MQMTTVAFSKILFLVTLCTLAGFGRPDDHVGSELFYVPASEIASSVTFAIDLIRQVTSILSDVAGIFGDFRLSNAVADCQDLMDFSLDQLSWTLSASENPNSKSNATGNLGADMKTWLSGAMANQETCREGFDGTNGIVKNLVAGSLDQVTSLVYDILSMVKPTVPNSPPKVGGIKGGGKSAGGGGTGGGKGGGGGRKLRAIDEFPSWVKTRDRKLLQTASGSGADAVVAADGTGNFKTIKDAVAAAPEYSAKRYVIYIKKGVYNEYVEISKKKWNVMIIGDGIDVTVITGNHNFVDGWTTYHSATFAVKGQGFIARDITFQNTAGPEKHQAVAFRSDSDLSVLYRCGIRGYQDTLYAHTQRQFYRECQITGTVDFIFGDATIVIQNSMIRARKGLPNQKNTITAQGRKEPVENTGFSIQFCNISAEGDVLNSLNSTLTYLGRPWKLYSRTVIMQSYISEAIRPEGWLEWNGDFALNSLYYGEYMNYGPGSGLGARVKWPGYHVFNDSSQPSNFTVSQFLLGNTWLPSTGVRYTSGLGV from the exons atgcaaatgACAACTGTGGCTTTCTCCAAGATTTTGTTCTTGGTGACTCTATGTACTTTAGCTGGTTTCGGGAGGCCGGATGATCACGTGGGGTCGGAGCTGTTTTACGTTCCGGCGTCGGAGATCGCGAGTTCGGTGACGTTCGCCATCGACTTGATCCGGCAGGTGACCTCCATTCTGTCGGACGTCGCCGGCATATTCGGTGACTTCCGGCTGTCCAATGCCGTCGCCGATTGCCAGGATTTGATGGACTTTTCTTTGGATCAGCTGAGCTGGACCCTCTCCGCTTCTGAAAACCCAAATA GCAAGAGTAACGCCACTGGGAACTTGGGAGCTGACATGAAAACATGGTTGAGTGGAGCCATGGCAAATCAAGAAACTTGCCGAGAAGGGTTTGATGGCACTAATGGAATTGTAAAAAATCTAGTCGCTGGAAGCCTAGACCAAGTTACGTCACTAGTCTATGACATCCTCTCAATGGTGAAACCAACAGTACCCAATTCTCCACCTAAAGTTGGTGGCATCAAAGGAGGTGGCAAAAGTGCTGGCGGCGGTGGAACTGGTGGTGGTAAGGGTGGCGGCGGAGGAAGGAAACTTAGAGCCATTGATGAATTCCCATCGTGGGTCAAAACCCGTGACCGTAAACTCCTCCAAACAGCCAGTGGTTCCGGGGCGGACGCGGTGGTCGCGGCCGATGGGACGGGGAATTTCAAGACCATCAAGGATGCTGTTGCGGCAGCACCTGAATATAGTGCAAAGAGATACGTGATATACATCAAGAAAGGTGTTTATAATGAGTATGTGGAGATCAGTAAGAAGAAATGGAACGTAATGATCATCGGAGATGGCATCGACGTTACTGTTATTACCGGTAACCACAACTTTGTCGATGGATGGACAACATATCACTCCGCTACATTCG CTGTGAAAGGACAGGGATTTATAGCACGGGACATAACATTCCAGAACACCGCCGGGCCGGAGAAGCACCAAGCGGTGGCCTTCCGGTCCGATTCCGACCTCTCGGTGTTGTACCGCTGCGGTATTAGGGGTTACCAAGACACATTGTACGCACACACTCAACGTCAGTTCTATCGAGAGTGTCAGATCACCGGAACCGTCGATTTCATCTTCGGGGACGCGACGATCGTCATCCAGAACTCTATGATCCGAGCCAGAAAAGGCCTCCCGAATCAAAAGAACACCATCACGGCCCAGGGCCGGAAAGAACCGGTCGAGAACACTGGATTTTCGATCCAATTTTGCAATATTTCGGCCGAAGGAGATGTCCTAAACTCTCTAAACTCGACATTGACTTACCTAGGCCGACCGTGGAAATTGTATTCGCGGACGGTTATCATGCAATCATATATTAGCGAGGCCATTAGGCCGGAGGGATGGCTTGAATGGAATGGGGATTTTGCTCTGAATAGTTTGTATTATGGTGAGTATATGAACTATGGACCGGGGTCCGGTCTAGGGGCTCGGGTTAAATGGCCCGGTTACCATGTTTTTAACGACTCGAGTCAGCCGAGTAATTTCACGGTTTCTCAATTTCTACTGGGAAATACATGGCTGCCTTCGACCGGGGTGAGGTATACATCCGGTCTAGGGGTCTGA